The proteins below come from a single Nocardioides eburneiflavus genomic window:
- the sucB gene encoding 2-oxoglutarate dehydrogenase, E2 component, dihydrolipoamide succinyltransferase has product MASEVTLPALGESVTEGTVTRWLKQVGDTVAVDEPLLEVSTDKVDTEIPSPVAGTLLEIKANEDDTVEVGAVLAVVGEEGESSGDASGSAEPEAQPADEEESEKKAEQEEQVAEETGEVPAGDETPESEKDDAPAQSEPAAEEASSGQSGSGGSGGSGGGSGTPVTLPALGESVTEGTVTRWLKQVGDEVAVDEPLLEVSTDKVDTEIPSPVAGTLLEIKAEEDETVEVGAELAIIGSGDAAPAQAEEKSEPEPEPEPEPEPEPEPEPEPEPEPEPEPEPEPEPEPEPEAKEAPKGEEPKQEAPAPSPQAPAADGGSEGGRDQTAYVTPLVRKMADQHGVDLGSLQGTGVGGRIRKQDVLDAAAAAKEAASAPAAAPAAAPAAAGAPPAAAAPSSASPSPLRGTTEPLSRLRKVIASRMVESLQEAAQLTQVMEVDVTAIARLREASKADFQAREGVKLTYLPFFAKAAIDSLKLHPKLNAAIDTDKGEVTYFDRENIAFAVDTEKGLLTPVVKEAGDLSIAGLAKKIADVAERTRTNKITPDELSGGTFTITNLGSFGALFDTPIINKPQVAILGPGAVVKRPVVIDDPNLGETIAVRHMVHLSLTYDHRLVDGADAGRFLQEVKKRLEAGQFEV; this is encoded by the coding sequence TTGGCCTCCGAAGTCACCCTCCCCGCACTCGGCGAGTCCGTCACCGAGGGCACCGTCACCCGCTGGCTGAAGCAGGTCGGTGACACGGTTGCCGTCGACGAGCCGCTGCTGGAGGTCTCCACCGACAAGGTCGACACCGAGATCCCGTCCCCGGTCGCGGGGACGCTGCTCGAGATCAAGGCAAACGAGGACGACACCGTCGAGGTGGGCGCGGTCCTGGCCGTGGTCGGCGAGGAGGGTGAGTCCTCCGGTGACGCCTCCGGCTCCGCCGAGCCCGAGGCCCAGCCGGCCGACGAGGAGGAGTCGGAGAAGAAGGCCGAGCAGGAGGAGCAGGTCGCCGAGGAGACCGGCGAGGTCCCGGCCGGCGACGAGACCCCCGAGTCCGAGAAGGACGACGCCCCGGCGCAGTCCGAGCCCGCCGCCGAGGAGGCCTCGTCCGGCCAGTCCGGCTCGGGCGGCTCGGGCGGATCGGGCGGCGGTTCCGGTACGCCGGTGACGCTGCCCGCGCTGGGCGAGTCCGTCACCGAGGGCACCGTCACCCGCTGGCTCAAGCAGGTCGGCGACGAGGTCGCGGTCGACGAGCCGCTGCTGGAGGTCTCCACCGACAAGGTCGACACCGAGATCCCCTCCCCCGTCGCCGGCACCCTGCTGGAGATCAAGGCCGAGGAGGACGAGACCGTCGAGGTCGGCGCCGAGCTGGCCATCATCGGGTCCGGCGACGCCGCCCCCGCACAGGCCGAGGAGAAGTCCGAGCCCGAGCCCGAGCCCGAGCCCGAGCCCGAGCCCGAGCCCGAGCCCGAGCCCGAGCCCGAGCCTGAGCCTGAGCCTGAGCCTGAGCCTGAGCCTGAGCCCGAGCCTGAGCCGGAGGCCAAGGAGGCCCCGAAGGGGGAGGAGCCGAAGCAGGAGGCCCCGGCCCCGTCGCCGCAGGCGCCCGCTGCCGACGGCGGCTCCGAGGGTGGCCGCGACCAGACGGCGTACGTCACGCCGCTGGTGCGCAAGATGGCCGACCAGCACGGGGTGGACCTCGGCTCGCTGCAGGGCACCGGCGTGGGTGGCCGCATCCGCAAGCAGGACGTCCTCGACGCGGCCGCGGCCGCCAAGGAGGCAGCGTCCGCGCCCGCCGCCGCACCGGCAGCTGCACCCGCCGCTGCCGGGGCTCCCCCGGCCGCTGCTGCTCCGTCGTCGGCCTCGCCGTCGCCGCTGCGCGGCACCACCGAGCCGCTCTCGCGCCTGCGCAAGGTCATCGCCTCGCGCATGGTCGAGTCGCTGCAGGAGGCCGCCCAGCTGACGCAGGTCATGGAGGTCGACGTCACCGCGATCGCCCGCCTGCGCGAGGCGTCGAAGGCCGACTTCCAGGCACGAGAGGGCGTGAAGCTCACCTACCTGCCCTTCTTCGCCAAGGCCGCCATCGACTCGCTCAAGCTGCACCCCAAGCTCAACGCCGCGATCGACACCGACAAGGGCGAGGTGACCTACTTCGACCGCGAGAACATCGCGTTCGCCGTGGACACCGAGAAGGGCCTGCTGACCCCGGTCGTCAAGGAGGCCGGTGACCTCTCGATCGCCGGCCTGGCCAAGAAGATCGCGGACGTGGCCGAGCGCACCCGCACCAACAAGATCACCCCCGACGAGCTGTCCGGTGGCACCTTCACGATCACCAACCTGGGCAGCTTCGGGGCGCTGTTCGACACGCCGATCATCAACAAGCCGCAGGTCGCGATCCTCGGTCCCGGTGCGGTCGTCAAGCGGCCCGTCGTGATCGACGACCCCAACCTGGGCGAGACGATCGCGGTGCGCCACATGGTCCACCTGTCGCTGACCTACGACCACCGCCTGGTCGACGGCGCCGACGCCGGTCGTTTCCTCCAGGAGGTCAAGAAGCGCCTCGAGGCCGGCCAGTTCGAGGTCTGA
- the lpdA gene encoding dihydrolipoyl dehydrogenase translates to MTDGEFDVLVLGAGSGGYACALRAAQLGLSVGLVEKGNLGGTCLHVGCIPTKALLHAAEVADSAREAAQFGVSASLDGIDMAGVNAYKDKVVDRLFKGLTGLIRSRGITVIEGAGVLTGPHEVTVDGTAYTGKAVVLASGSYSRSLPGLEVDGEKVITSEHALRLDRVPASAIVLGGGVIGCEFASVWKSFGADVTIIEALPRLVAAEDEASSKALERAFRKRKISFLTGTPFQSVKTTDTGVAVTVEGGDVVEAEVLLVAVGRGPSTDGLGYAEQGVEMDRGFVLTDDRCRTNVEGVYAVGDIVPGLQLAHRGFQQGIFVAEEIAGLDPRPIDESGIPRVTYSHPEIASVGLDEAAARELHGDAVTTITYDLGGNGKSQILQTQGFVKLVGLVDGPVLGVHMVGDRVGELIGEAQLIYNWEAHADDVAPLVHAHPTQNEALGEAHLALAGKPLHAHS, encoded by the coding sequence GTGACGGACGGAGAGTTCGACGTCCTCGTACTCGGGGCTGGTTCGGGCGGGTACGCCTGCGCCCTGCGAGCGGCCCAGCTGGGGCTGAGCGTCGGCCTGGTCGAGAAGGGCAACCTCGGCGGCACCTGCCTCCACGTGGGCTGCATCCCGACCAAGGCACTGCTCCACGCCGCGGAGGTCGCCGACTCGGCCCGCGAGGCCGCGCAGTTCGGCGTGAGCGCCTCCCTCGACGGCATCGACATGGCCGGCGTCAACGCCTACAAGGACAAGGTCGTCGACCGGCTCTTCAAGGGCCTCACCGGGCTGATCAGGTCCCGCGGCATCACCGTCATCGAGGGCGCCGGCGTCCTCACCGGCCCGCACGAGGTCACGGTCGACGGCACGGCGTACACCGGCAAGGCCGTGGTGCTCGCCTCTGGCTCCTACAGCAGGTCGCTGCCCGGCCTCGAGGTCGACGGCGAGAAGGTCATCACCTCCGAGCACGCGCTCCGCCTCGACCGCGTGCCGGCGTCGGCCATCGTGCTCGGCGGCGGCGTCATCGGCTGTGAGTTCGCCAGCGTGTGGAAGTCGTTCGGCGCCGACGTGACGATCATCGAGGCCCTCCCGCGCCTCGTCGCCGCCGAGGACGAGGCGTCGTCGAAGGCCCTCGAGCGCGCGTTCCGCAAGCGGAAGATCTCCTTCCTCACCGGCACGCCCTTCCAGAGCGTGAAGACCACCGACACCGGCGTCGCGGTGACCGTCGAGGGTGGCGACGTGGTCGAGGCCGAGGTGCTCCTCGTCGCCGTCGGCCGCGGACCGTCCACCGACGGTCTCGGCTATGCCGAGCAGGGCGTCGAGATGGACCGCGGCTTCGTCCTCACCGACGACCGCTGCCGCACCAACGTCGAGGGCGTGTACGCCGTGGGCGACATCGTGCCCGGGCTCCAGCTCGCCCACCGCGGCTTCCAGCAGGGCATCTTCGTGGCCGAGGAGATCGCCGGCCTCGACCCGCGGCCGATCGACGAGTCGGGCATCCCGCGGGTGACCTACTCCCACCCCGAGATCGCGTCCGTCGGCCTCGACGAGGCGGCCGCGCGTGAGCTGCACGGCGACGCGGTCACCACCATCACCTACGACCTCGGCGGCAACGGCAAGAGCCAGATCCTCCAGACCCAGGGCTTCGTCAAGCTCGTCGGCCTCGTCGACGGGCCGGTCCTCGGCGTCCACATGGTGGGCGATCGGGTCGGCGAGCTCATCGGCGAGGCGCAGCTGATCTACAACTGGGAGGCACACGCCGACGACGTCGCGCCGCTCGTGCACGCCCACCCCACCCAGAACGAAGCGCTCGGCGAGGCCCACCTGGCACTCGCCGGCAAGCCTCTCCACGCACACTCCTGA